In one Pseudomonas sp. MM211 genomic region, the following are encoded:
- the argH gene encoding argininosuccinate lyase translates to MSIEKTNQSWGGRFSEPVDAFVARFTASVEFDKRLYRHDIMGSIAHATMLAKAGVLTDAERDAIIDGLTQIQGEIEAGQFDWRVDLEDVHMNIEARLTDRIGVTGKKLHTGRSRNDQVATDIRLWLRDEIDLILAEITRLQQGLLEQAEREAETIMPGFTHLQTAQPVTFGHHLLAWFEMLSRDHERLVDCRKRTNRMPLGSAALAGTTYPIQREITAELLGFDAVGGNSLDGVSDRDFAIEFCAAASIAMMHLSRFSEELVLWTSAQFQFIDLPDRFCTGSSIMPQKKNPDVPELVRGKTGRVFGALTGLLTLMKGQPLAYNKDNQEDKEPLFDAADTLRDSLRAFADMIPAIKPKHAIMREAALRGFSTATDLADYLVRKGLPFRDCHEIVGHAVKYGVDSGKDLAEMSLEELRRFSDQIEQDVFAVLTLEGSVNARDHIGGTAPRQVRLAVERGRALLASR, encoded by the coding sequence ATGAGCATCGAAAAAACCAATCAGTCCTGGGGCGGCCGCTTCAGCGAGCCCGTCGACGCCTTCGTCGCCCGTTTCACCGCCTCGGTGGAATTCGACAAGCGCCTGTATCGCCACGACATCATGGGCTCCATCGCCCACGCCACCATGCTGGCCAAGGCGGGCGTGCTGACCGATGCGGAGCGCGATGCGATCATCGACGGCCTGACCCAGATTCAGGGCGAAATCGAAGCTGGCCAGTTCGACTGGCGCGTCGACCTGGAAGACGTGCACATGAACATCGAGGCGCGCCTGACCGACCGCATTGGCGTGACCGGCAAGAAGCTGCACACCGGCCGCTCGCGCAATGATCAGGTGGCCACCGACATTCGCCTGTGGCTGCGTGACGAGATCGACCTGATCCTCGCCGAGATCACCCGCCTGCAACAGGGCCTGCTGGAGCAGGCCGAGCGTGAAGCCGAGACCATCATGCCCGGCTTCACCCATCTGCAGACCGCTCAGCCGGTAACCTTCGGCCATCACCTGCTGGCCTGGTTCGAAATGCTCAGCCGCGACCACGAGCGCCTGGTCGATTGCCGCAAGCGCACCAATCGCATGCCCCTGGGCAGCGCCGCACTGGCGGGCACCACCTACCCGATCCAGCGTGAAATCACTGCCGAGCTGCTCGGTTTCGACGCTGTGGGCGGCAACTCGCTGGACGGCGTGTCGGATCGTGACTTCGCCATCGAATTCTGCGCCGCGGCGTCCATCGCGATGATGCACCTGTCGCGCTTCTCGGAAGAGCTGGTGCTGTGGACCAGCGCCCAGTTCCAGTTCATCGACCTGCCGGATCGGTTCTGCACCGGCTCCTCGATCATGCCGCAGAAGAAGAACCCGGACGTACCCGAGCTGGTACGCGGCAAGACCGGCCGTGTGTTCGGCGCTCTGACCGGCCTGCTGACCCTGATGAAAGGCCAGCCACTGGCCTACAACAAGGACAATCAGGAAGACAAGGAGCCGCTGTTCGACGCCGCCGACACCCTGCGCGACTCGCTGCGCGCCTTCGCCGACATGATCCCGGCGATCAAACCCAAGCACGCCATCATGCGCGAAGCGGCCCTGCGCGGTTTCTCCACGGCCACCGATCTGGCTGATTACCTGGTACGCAAGGGCCTGCCTTTCCGCGACTGCCACGAAATCGTCGGCCACGCGGTGAAATACGGCGTGGACAGCGGCAAGGATCTGGCCGAGATGAGCCTCGAAGAACTGCGCCGCTTCAGCGACCAGATCGAACAGGATGTGTTCGCCGTGCTGACCCTGGAAGGCTCGGTGAACGCCCGCGACCATATCGGCGGCACCGCACCACGCCAGGTACGCCTGGCTGTGGAACGCGGCCGGGCCCTGCTCGCCTCGCGCTGA
- a CDS encoding sensor histidine kinase: MNTNRKTSTPSAPDDFFVPELCQPEALLTTVLLAELLVLVLVLAEPMLPGFDWVRLALTSLFVQWIVLLSSALLCRLRPLLARLQAMWAGAACCALVVGLTLGCTAVADYYDLGGPLPHEGEVNLYLRHALISLIMSALLLRYFYLQSQWRRQEQAELRARIESLQARIRPHFLFNSLNSIASLVVTDSVRAEQAVLDLSDLFRASLARPGTLVSWSEELELAQRYLSIEHYRLGERLQLQWEIDEVPADLPIPQLTLQPLLENALIYGIQPRIEGGLVQISANYIDGVFHLSVSNPYEDSGTPLVSRGTHQALANIDARLAALFGSQASLSVERRDGRHYTRLRYPCARPMQEARSL; the protein is encoded by the coding sequence ATGAACACCAATCGAAAGACCTCGACCCCCTCCGCGCCCGATGATTTCTTCGTGCCCGAGCTGTGCCAGCCCGAGGCGCTGCTCACCACCGTACTGCTAGCCGAACTGCTGGTGCTCGTGCTGGTACTCGCCGAGCCGATGCTGCCCGGTTTCGACTGGGTGCGCCTGGCGCTGACGTCGTTGTTCGTGCAGTGGATCGTACTGTTGTCCTCAGCGCTGCTGTGCCGCTTGCGGCCCCTGCTCGCCCGGCTGCAGGCTATGTGGGCCGGGGCGGCGTGCTGCGCTCTGGTGGTCGGCCTGACGCTCGGCTGTACGGCGGTCGCCGATTACTACGACCTTGGCGGACCGCTACCTCACGAGGGCGAGGTGAACCTGTACCTGCGTCACGCCCTGATCAGCCTGATCATGTCGGCACTGCTGTTGCGCTATTTCTATCTGCAGAGCCAGTGGCGGCGCCAGGAGCAGGCGGAGCTGCGTGCGCGCATCGAGTCATTGCAGGCAAGGATCCGCCCGCATTTCCTGTTCAACAGTTTGAACAGCATCGCTAGCCTGGTTGTCACAGACTCTGTCAGGGCGGAACAGGCTGTGTTGGATCTTTCCGACCTGTTTCGTGCAAGTCTGGCCAGGCCCGGTACCCTCGTAAGTTGGAGTGAGGAACTGGAGTTGGCGCAGCGATACTTGTCGATCGAGCACTATAGGCTCGGCGAGCGACTACAGTTGCAATGGGAGATTGATGAGGTTCCCGCTGATTTACCCATTCCGCAGCTGACCCTGCAGCCGCTGCTGGAGAATGCTTTGATCTATGGTATCCAACCACGTATCGAAGGGGGACTGGTGCAGATATCAGCCAATTACATCGATGGTGTGTTTCACCTCAGTGTCAGCAATCCATACGAGGACAGCGGTACGCCTTTGGTCTCGCGCGGTACCCACCAGGCGCTTGCCAATATCGACGCGCGTCTTGCGGCACTTTTCGGTTCGCAAGCCAGTCTCAGCGTGGAGCGTCGTGATGGCCGACACTACACCCGTCTACGCTACCCATGTGCAAGACCCATGCAGGAAGCCAGATCATTATGA
- a CDS encoding LytR/AlgR family response regulator transcription factor, whose protein sequence is MNVLIVDDEPLARERLSRMVAALEGYRVVEPSASNGEEALALVESLKPDVVLLDIRMPGLDGLQAAARLCEREAPPAVIFCTAHDEFALEAFRVSAVGYLVKPVRPEHLEEALKKAERLNRVQLAALTRPAAESGVGPRSHISARTRKGIELIPLDHVIYFIADHKYVTLRHEGGEVLLDEPLKALEDEFGDRFVRIHRNALVARERIERLQRTPLGHFQLYLKGLNGDALVVSRRHVAGVRKMMNHI, encoded by the coding sequence ATGAATGTCTTGATCGTCGATGACGAACCCCTTGCCCGAGAGCGCTTGAGCCGCATGGTTGCCGCGCTGGAGGGTTATCGTGTTGTCGAGCCCTCTGCGAGCAACGGTGAAGAGGCACTCGCTCTGGTCGAAAGCCTCAAACCCGATGTGGTGCTGCTCGACATCCGCATGCCAGGCCTTGATGGTCTCCAGGCTGCCGCTCGGCTTTGCGAACGCGAAGCGCCGCCTGCGGTGATCTTTTGCACCGCTCATGATGAGTTTGCCTTGGAGGCGTTTCGGGTCAGTGCCGTGGGTTATCTGGTTAAACCGGTACGCCCCGAGCATCTCGAAGAGGCCCTGAAAAAGGCCGAGCGTCTTAACCGCGTGCAATTGGCCGCGCTCACCCGTCCCGCTGCAGAAAGTGGCGTTGGACCGCGCAGTCATATTAGCGCCCGCACCCGTAAAGGCATCGAGCTGATCCCGCTTGATCATGTGATCTATTTCATCGCTGATCATAAGTACGTGACCCTGCGTCATGAGGGCGGTGAAGTACTGCTGGACGAGCCGCTCAAGGCGCTGGAGGACGAGTTTGGTGACCGCTTCGTGCGCATCCACCGTAATGCCTTGGTGGCTCGCGAGCGCATCGAGCGATTGCAGCGCACGCCGCTGGGGCATTTTCAGCTCTATCTGAAGGGGCTCAATGGCGATGCACTGGTGGTCAGTCGTCGTCACGTGGCGGGTGTGCGCAAGATGATGAATCACATCTAG
- the hemC gene encoding hydroxymethylbilane synthase, translated as MPREIRIATRKSALALWQAEYVKARLEQAHPGLLVSLVPMVSRGDKLLDAPLAKIGGKGLFVKELETALLEDQADIAVHSMKDVPMDFPEGLGLYCICEREDPRDAFVSNHFDSLDALPQGSVVGTSSLRRQAQLLARRPDLKIQFLRGNVNTRLAKLDAGEYDAIILAAAGLIRLGFEARIRDSIAIEHSLPAGGQGAVGIECRVDDAELQALLAPLNHLETALRVTAERAMNKRLNGGCQVPIACYAILEGEQLWLRGLVGEPDGSRLLRAEQRGDAEDAERLGIEVAEALLAQGAGEILQAIYGEAAAE; from the coding sequence ATGCCCCGCGAAATTCGCATCGCTACCCGCAAGAGCGCCCTGGCCCTTTGGCAGGCTGAATACGTCAAGGCTCGTCTCGAACAGGCCCATCCAGGGTTGCTGGTGAGCTTGGTGCCGATGGTCAGCCGCGGTGACAAACTGCTCGATGCACCGCTCGCGAAGATTGGTGGCAAGGGGCTGTTCGTCAAGGAGCTGGAGACCGCGCTGCTGGAAGACCAGGCCGACATCGCCGTGCATTCGATGAAGGATGTGCCGATGGACTTTCCCGAGGGCCTGGGGCTGTATTGCATCTGCGAGCGCGAAGACCCGCGCGATGCCTTCGTCTCCAACCATTTCGACAGCCTCGACGCTCTGCCCCAGGGCAGCGTGGTCGGCACCTCGAGCCTGCGTCGTCAGGCGCAGTTGTTGGCGCGTCGGCCCGATCTGAAAATCCAGTTCCTGCGCGGCAACGTTAATACCCGTCTGGCCAAACTGGATGCCGGTGAGTACGACGCCATCATCCTCGCTGCTGCCGGCCTGATTCGCTTGGGTTTCGAGGCGCGCATCCGTGACTCCATCGCCATCGAACACAGTCTGCCTGCAGGTGGGCAAGGTGCGGTCGGTATCGAATGCCGGGTTGATGATGCTGAACTGCAGGCCCTGTTGGCGCCGCTCAATCACCTTGAGACCGCCCTGCGGGTCACTGCCGAACGGGCCATGAACAAGCGCCTCAATGGTGGCTGTCAGGTGCCGATCGCCTGCTACGCGATTCTTGAAGGCGAGCAACTGTGGCTGCGCGGCCTGGTCGGCGAGCCCGATGGTAGCCGTTTGCTGCGTGCCGAGCAGCGTGGTGACGCAGAAGATGCCGAGCGCCTCGGCATCGAGGTAGCCGAAGCCTTGCTCGCCCAGGGTGCTGGCGAGATCCTGCAGGCCATTTACGGCGAGGCTGCTGCCGAGTGA
- a CDS encoding uroporphyrinogen-III synthase produces the protein MSGWRLLLTRPEQECQVLAAALASEGVHGACLPLLGIEPLPETPEQSALICDLHRYTAVIVVSKPAARFGLDLLDRYWPQPLADQPWFTVGAGTGQILADYGLPVAWPEGGDDSEALLALPALQTALQDALFPRVLIIRGEDGRTLLAEQLRGQGVEVDYLPVYRRVLPGYPVGTLQRLFQVERLNGVAVSSGQGLMHLRQLAADDWPQLAQLPLFVPSPRVAIMARELGALNVVDCRGADTAALLAALRAQASPDL, from the coding sequence GTGAGCGGTTGGCGCCTGCTGCTGACGCGCCCCGAGCAGGAATGCCAGGTGCTCGCTGCGGCGCTCGCCAGCGAGGGCGTCCATGGCGCCTGCCTGCCACTGCTGGGTATCGAACCGCTGCCGGAGACCCCGGAGCAAAGTGCGCTCATTTGTGACCTGCATCGCTATACCGCGGTCATCGTGGTCAGCAAGCCAGCTGCGCGTTTCGGCCTCGATCTGCTCGATCGCTACTGGCCACAACCGCTGGCCGATCAGCCCTGGTTCACCGTAGGGGCGGGAACCGGACAGATTCTCGCCGACTACGGGCTGCCTGTAGCCTGGCCAGAGGGTGGTGACGACAGCGAGGCGTTACTGGCCTTGCCAGCACTGCAAACGGCGCTGCAGGATGCGCTGTTTCCCCGGGTATTGATCATTCGTGGCGAGGATGGGCGCACCCTACTAGCCGAGCAATTGCGGGGGCAGGGCGTCGAGGTCGACTACCTGCCGGTCTATCGGCGCGTGCTGCCGGGTTATCCTGTTGGCACCCTGCAGCGGCTATTTCAGGTGGAACGCTTGAATGGCGTGGCGGTCAGCAGTGGGCAGGGTCTGATGCATCTGCGCCAACTGGCAGCGGATGACTGGCCGCAGCTGGCGCAACTACCCTTGTTCGTACCCAGCCCGCGAGTCGCCATCATGGCCCGCGAACTGGGTGCGCTGAATGTTGTGGATTGCCGTGGTGCTGATACCGCGGCGTTGTTGGCGGCCTTGCGTGCGCAGGCTTCGCCCGACTTGTGA
- a CDS encoding uroporphyrinogen-III C-methyltransferase codes for MSEATTPKEQEQPVQPALESSPATGEARPASRGSALAAVALLIGAIGVGVGGWSAWQLRALQAEAAQQSGQLEEARSQTQALSQRTNTLDNRFGQLPTVEELEERRRLVAQLQGDQQLLNQRLETVLGASRQDWRLAEAEHLLRLASLRLSALQDTNSATALVQAADEIVRDQNDPAAFAAREQLARSLEALRSTENPDRTGLFLQLGALREQASQLNSLNPKFVADGGVLGELAADSAPGTWWSNGLQTLSQYFRLDFNADQNIRPLLAGQSLTQVRLALSLALEQAQWAALHGETQVYRQALQQAGEVLDANFNRDNPDSRALRTRVGELVDKPIEVEVPELTQSLNAVQAYIEHKQSARERLKDAPTDEAAGNEEERP; via the coding sequence GTGAGCGAAGCGACTACCCCGAAAGAGCAGGAGCAGCCTGTACAACCCGCCCTCGAATCTTCTCCGGCTACCGGCGAAGCCAGACCCGCCTCGCGGGGCTCTGCGTTGGCGGCCGTGGCCCTGCTGATCGGCGCGATCGGTGTTGGTGTCGGCGGCTGGAGTGCTTGGCAACTGCGCGCTTTGCAGGCCGAGGCGGCGCAGCAGTCAGGGCAGCTCGAGGAGGCGCGTAGCCAAACCCAGGCGCTGTCGCAGCGTACCAATACTCTGGACAACCGTTTCGGGCAGCTGCCGACCGTCGAGGAGCTGGAAGAACGCCGTCGCCTGGTGGCCCAGTTGCAGGGTGATCAGCAACTGCTCAATCAGCGTCTGGAAACCGTGCTGGGCGCCAGCCGCCAGGACTGGCGCCTGGCCGAGGCCGAGCATCTGCTGCGTCTGGCCAGTCTGCGTTTGTCCGCGTTGCAGGACACCAACAGCGCCACGGCGCTGGTGCAGGCGGCCGACGAGATTGTTCGCGATCAGAATGACCCGGCAGCGTTCGCGGCCCGCGAGCAATTGGCCAGGAGCCTGGAGGCGCTGCGTTCGACCGAGAATCCGGATCGTACCGGGTTGTTCCTGCAACTTGGCGCCCTGCGCGAGCAGGCGTCGCAGTTGAACTCGCTGAATCCGAAATTCGTGGCAGACGGTGGTGTGCTCGGTGAGCTGGCTGCGGACAGCGCGCCAGGCACCTGGTGGAGTAATGGTCTGCAGACGCTGTCGCAGTACTTCCGTCTCGATTTCAATGCCGACCAGAACATTCGCCCGCTGCTTGCCGGGCAAAGCCTGACCCAGGTACGCCTGGCACTGAGTCTTGCGCTCGAACAGGCGCAGTGGGCGGCGCTGCACGGCGAGACCCAGGTCTATCGTCAGGCGCTGCAGCAGGCTGGCGAGGTACTGGACGCCAACTTCAATCGCGACAACCCCGATAGCCGTGCCCTGCGCACGCGGGTTGGCGAACTGGTCGACAAGCCCATCGAAGTGGAGGTGCCCGAGCTGACGCAGTCACTCAATGCGGTGCAGGCCTACATCGAGCACAAGCAATCGGCACGTGAGCGTCTCAAGGATGCGCCGACCGATGAGGCAGCTGGCAACGAGGAGGAGCGCCCATGA
- a CDS encoding heme biosynthesis HemY N-terminal domain-containing protein, translating into MKRVYLLLLALVVIGGLALLGLAISEHKGYVLFAYQGFRYESTLWAFVLLIVAVWLTLWLLRLVIRALLTSLGLVNPWSRLHRERRVRSASEHGFQELIEGRWAKAQTHLSRIARNEPRPLIHYLGAARAAHNLEHYEESDALLAEALERQPNAELAIALTHAELQLARGQVDTAQETLLVMQERHPRNPQVLRQLQDLYVIRGDWQALLKLLPVLRKEKALAPAELMMLERRAWREYLTGIDLNAADESALPSLAQAWERLSPNLRGEPELLAVYVDRLRMLGAEPGAEELLNKALNREYDSRLARLYGLLHGRDPARQLQAAEGWLKQHPNDAGLLLTLGRLSLHNQLWGKAREYFESSLTFERHPETCADLARLLAQLGEVERSNRLFQEGLGLLDRRLSGQVVSVPAVATAESQAVRPAS; encoded by the coding sequence ATGAAGCGCGTTTACCTGCTGCTGCTCGCCCTGGTGGTGATCGGTGGCCTGGCGCTGCTTGGCCTGGCCATCTCCGAACACAAGGGCTATGTGCTGTTCGCCTACCAGGGCTTCCGCTACGAGTCGACGCTGTGGGCATTCGTGCTGCTGATCGTGGCGGTATGGCTGACGCTGTGGCTGCTGCGCCTGGTCATTCGTGCGCTGTTGACCTCGCTTGGGCTGGTCAATCCGTGGTCACGCCTGCACCGTGAGCGCCGTGTGCGCAGCGCCTCGGAACACGGCTTTCAGGAACTGATCGAGGGCCGCTGGGCCAAGGCTCAGACGCATCTGAGCCGAATTGCCCGCAATGAGCCGCGCCCGCTGATTCATTACCTCGGCGCTGCCCGCGCCGCCCACAATCTCGAGCACTACGAGGAAAGCGACGCGCTGTTGGCCGAGGCGCTGGAGCGCCAGCCCAATGCCGAGCTGGCCATCGCCCTGACCCACGCTGAGCTGCAACTGGCACGTGGGCAGGTGGACACCGCTCAGGAAACGCTGCTGGTGATGCAGGAGCGTCATCCGCGTAACCCGCAAGTGTTACGCCAATTGCAGGATCTGTACGTGATACGTGGCGACTGGCAAGCACTGCTCAAACTGCTGCCGGTGTTGCGCAAGGAGAAAGCGCTGGCTCCTGCCGAGCTGATGATGCTGGAGCGTCGTGCCTGGCGAGAATACCTCACCGGCATAGACTTGAACGCTGCCGATGAAAGCGCGTTGCCTTCCCTGGCCCAGGCCTGGGAGCGACTGTCGCCCAACCTGCGCGGCGAGCCCGAACTGCTTGCGGTATATGTTGATCGTCTGCGTATGCTGGGTGCCGAGCCGGGTGCCGAGGAACTGCTCAACAAGGCACTGAATCGCGAATACGACAGTCGCCTGGCGCGTCTTTACGGCCTTCTGCATGGCCGTGATCCGGCTCGCCAGCTGCAGGCTGCCGAGGGCTGGCTGAAACAGCACCCCAACGATGCCGGCTTGCTGCTGACCCTTGGCCGTCTGAGCCTGCATAACCAGCTGTGGGGCAAGGCCCGAGAGTACTTCGAGAGCAGCCTGACCTTCGAGCGTCATCCGGAAACCTGTGCCGATCTCGCACGGCTGCTCGCGCAACTGGGTGAAGTGGAGCGCAGTAACCGCTTGTTTCAAGAGGGCCTCGGCCTGCTCGATCGCCGCCTCAGTGGGCAGGTCGTCAGCGTTCCCGCCGTCGCTACCGCCGAGTCGCAGGCTGTGCGCCCTGCAAGCTGA
- the rsd gene encoding sigma D regulator: MLESCQNAQERWGGVHLLIDRWLQERAELIKAYAAIDDVSDKAVVQRFCEILVDYVSAGHFEVYQQLTEEARAFGDQRGLELAKQIYPRLEVITEAALAFNDRCDEGDCGDVEAVSAELKRLGQMLHERFELEDCLIEVLHTAHQQQATADAV; this comes from the coding sequence ATGCTCGAGAGTTGCCAGAATGCACAGGAGCGGTGGGGCGGCGTACACCTGTTGATCGATCGCTGGTTGCAGGAGCGTGCTGAACTGATCAAGGCTTATGCGGCCATCGATGATGTCAGCGACAAGGCCGTCGTGCAGCGTTTCTGCGAGATCCTCGTCGACTACGTTTCCGCTGGGCATTTCGAGGTCTACCAGCAGCTTACCGAAGAGGCCCGAGCGTTCGGTGACCAGCGCGGTCTCGAGCTGGCCAAGCAGATCTACCCGCGCCTCGAAGTGATCACCGAAGCCGCACTGGCGTTCAATGATCGCTGTGATGAAGGTGATTGTGGCGATGTCGAGGCAGTCAGTGCCGAACTCAAACGCCTCGGGCAGATGCTGCATGAGCGCTTCGAACTCGAAGACTGCCTGATCGAAGTGCTGCACACCGCTCACCAGCAGCAGGCCACCGCCGACGCGGTATGA
- a CDS encoding AlgP family protein encodes MSATKNVKKKSVTTPLHLLQQLSGSLLEHLESACSQALVDAEKVLAKLEKQRGAAQEKLHKARGKLQASVAAGKAKAQSKAKSAVGELEGVLDGLQARQSETRQYIVQLKRDAQESLKLAQGVGKVREAASKVLATRSKAPAKPAAAAKPAAKVAAKPAAAKPAVKVAAKPAAAKPAVKVAAKPAAAKPAAKAAAKPAAAKPAAKAAAKPAAAKPAAKAAAKPAAAKPAAKAVAKPAAAKPAAKAAAKPAAAKPAAKAAAKPAAAKPAAKAAAKPAAAKPVAKPAATKTAAKPAPTAAKPAAKAPAKPAAAKPAAKPVVADKPAAAAPAAGKPASESSPPPAPAASNTNGVTPPNAS; translated from the coding sequence ATGTCGGCCACGAAAAACGTGAAAAAGAAATCGGTCACCACTCCGCTGCACCTGCTTCAACAGCTTTCCGGAAGCTTGCTCGAGCACCTCGAAAGTGCCTGCTCGCAAGCCTTGGTCGACGCTGAAAAAGTGCTCGCCAAACTGGAAAAGCAACGCGGTGCTGCACAGGAAAAACTGCACAAGGCTCGCGGTAAACTGCAAGCCTCCGTTGCTGCAGGCAAAGCCAAGGCTCAGTCCAAGGCCAAGTCCGCCGTCGGCGAGCTGGAAGGCGTACTGGATGGGCTGCAGGCTCGCCAGAGCGAAACCCGTCAGTACATCGTGCAGCTCAAGCGTGATGCTCAGGAAAGCCTGAAACTGGCCCAAGGCGTCGGCAAGGTTCGTGAAGCTGCCAGCAAGGTTTTGGCCACTCGCAGCAAGGCCCCAGCCAAACCTGCCGCTGCCGCCAAGCCCGCTGCCAAAGTCGCTGCGAAACCTGCTGCTGCCAAGCCAGCTGTCAAAGTCGCTGCGAAACCTGCTGCTGCCAAGCCAGCTGTCAAAGTCGCCGCGAAACCTGCTGCTGCCAAGCCAGCCGCCAAAGCCGCCGCGAAACCTGCTGCCGCCAAGCCAGCCGCCAAAGCCGCCGCGAAACCTGCTGCCGCCAAGCCGGCTGCTAAAGCCGCTGCGAAACCTGCTGCCGCCAAGCCGGCTGCTAAAGCCGTTGCGAAACCTGCTGCCGCCAAGCCAGCTGCTAAAGCCGCTGCGAAACCTGCTGCCGCCAAGCCAGCTGCCAAGGCCGCCGCGAAACCTGCTGCCGCCAAGCCAGCTGCTAAAGCCGCTGCAAAACCAGCCGCCGCCAAGCCAGTTGCCAAACCTGCTGCTACCAAGACCGCAGCCAAGCCAGCACCTACTGCCGCGAAACCTGCTGCCAAAGCACCAGCGAAACCAGCGGCGGCCAAACCTGCGGCCAAGCCAGTTGTAGCTGACAAGCCGGCTGCTGCAGCCCCTGCTGCAGGCAAACCTGCCAGCGAGTCGAGCCCGCCTCCAGCTCCGGCGGCGAGCAATACCAATGGTGTAACCCCGCCTAACGCCAGCTGA
- a CDS encoding phasin family protein produces the protein MAVKKKSEKQTGSWVGEVEKYSRQIWLAGLGAYSKVSKDGTKLFDTLVKDGERAEKAAKSDAGQQADAAKPSTGSARSRVDEVKDRAIGKWGELEEAFDKRLNSAISRLGVPSRSEVKSLNDKVELLTRQLEALTGLPAKAAAKPATKSTAAKPASKPATASKVASKPAAKAPVKPAAKAAAGKAVAAKPASATKSPAKPAAKPAAKAAPKPAAKPVRKPAAKKPAAAKPAPVSTSTPAASPATATTPASGNQS, from the coding sequence ATGGCTGTCAAAAAGAAATCCGAGAAACAGACCGGCTCGTGGGTCGGCGAGGTTGAAAAGTACTCGCGGCAGATCTGGTTGGCGGGCTTGGGCGCGTATTCCAAGGTCAGCAAGGACGGCACCAAGCTGTTCGACACGCTGGTCAAGGATGGCGAGAGAGCCGAGAAGGCTGCCAAGAGCGATGCAGGCCAGCAAGCCGATGCAGCGAAGCCTTCGACCGGTAGTGCCAGATCCCGTGTCGATGAGGTCAAGGACAGGGCAATCGGCAAGTGGGGTGAGCTCGAGGAGGCTTTCGATAAACGCCTCAATAGCGCCATCTCGCGCCTGGGCGTGCCGAGTCGCAGCGAGGTCAAGTCACTCAACGACAAGGTCGAGCTGTTGACCAGGCAACTGGAGGCGCTTACCGGCCTGCCCGCAAAGGCAGCCGCTAAACCGGCTACTAAGTCCACTGCCGCCAAGCCCGCGAGCAAGCCTGCGACGGCGAGCAAAGTTGCCAGCAAGCCTGCGGCGAAAGCGCCTGTGAAACCGGCCGCCAAAGCGGCAGCGGGCAAAGCGGTAGCTGCCAAGCCTGCGTCTGCCACCAAGAGTCCCGCCAAACCTGCAGCCAAGCCGGCAGCGAAGGCTGCGCCTAAACCAGCTGCCAAGCCGGTACGCAAGCCTGCAGCGAAGAAGCCAGCGGCTGCCAAGCCTGCGCCTGTTAGCACATCGACGCCTGCCGCCTCACCGGCAACCGCTACAACGCCAGCCTCGGGCAATCAGTCCTGA
- a CDS encoding gamma-butyrobetaine hydroxylase-like domain-containing protein, producing the protein MLVPTSIKLHKASRTLELQYGNDSYRLPAEFLRVHSPSAEVQGHGKPILQTGKLNVALIGIEPAGNYALKLTFDDGHDSGLFSWDYLQQLALRQDDLWRDYLAELAAAGRSRDPDESVVRLML; encoded by the coding sequence ATGCTCGTCCCTACCTCGATCAAGCTGCACAAGGCGTCGCGCACGCTGGAACTGCAATACGGCAACGATAGCTACAGGTTGCCGGCAGAATTCCTGCGCGTGCATTCGCCGTCGGCCGAGGTGCAGGGCCATGGCAAACCGATTCTGCAAACCGGCAAACTCAATGTTGCATTGATCGGCATCGAGCCGGCAGGCAATTACGCGCTCAAGCTGACCTTCGATGACGGCCATGACAGCGGGCTGTTCAGCTGGGATTACCTTCAGCAACTGGCGCTGCGCCAGGACGACCTCTGGCGTGACTATCTGGCCGAGCTCGCCGCCGCGGGCAGATCTCGCGACCCCGATGAGTCGGTCGTGCGCCTGATGCTCTGA